The sequence TTCGCCGAGGCGTGGCATGCGGTCACCGGGCAGCGCGGACGTGTCACGACCGAGGAGCGGCTGTACCGGCTGGGTGCTCTGCAACGGCCTTCGGGAGTTTCCGGCGGATACCGCGACGCCACCGATGCCGATCTCGAGGTGTTGATCGACTGGGTCGAGCGCTTCTTCGTCGAGACCTTCAGCCATCACCGCGATCGGGCCGCGGGTCGGCGGTTCGTCGAGAGCGCGAAGGCGGCCGGTGACCGCTTCGTGCTGTGGGACGACGGTGGCACGCCGGTGAGCATGGCGATGCTGCGCGCTCCCGCCGCAGGCGTGTCCCGTATCGGCCCCGTGTTCACGCCGCGCGGTTCGCGTGGGCGCGGCTACGGCTCGGCGGTGACCGCCGCCGCCTCGGAGCTGGCACGCCGCGACCGCGTCGGCGAGGTGGTGCTCTTCGCCGACCTGGCCAACCCGATCTCCAACGGCATCTATCAGGCCATCGGATTCGAAGCGGTGACCGATTCGGTGCGGGTCGAGTTCTCGACGGAACACTGACCGCACGCCGGCGGGGGAGTGGCCGCGTACCGTAGCTCTCGTGGCGAAGACGAAGACCCGCACCTCAGGTGGTGTCAGCAACCGATTCTGGAAGCTGCTCGGAGCAAGTACCGACAGGGATCAGGCGCGCTCTCTCGCGCAGGTCAGCGCGTCGGCGGAGTTCGACGAGAAGGCCGCCGACCTCGACGAAGACCAGCTGCGCAAGGCCACCCAACTGCTGCACCTCAAGAATCTCGCCGAGTCGAAGGACATCCCGCAGTTCCTGGCGATCGCTCGCGAAGCCTCGGAGCGCACCACCGGGTTGCGCCCGTTCGACGTCCAACTCCTCGGCGCGCTGCGGATGCTGGCCGGCGACGTCATCGAGATGGCCACCGGTGAGGGCAAGACGCTGTCCGGCGCGATCGCGGCCGCTGGGTACGCCCTGGCGGGGCGGCGTGTGCACGTCGTCACGATCAACGACTACCTGGCCAAGCGTGACGCCGAATGGATGGGCCCGCTGCTGAAGGCAATGGGATTCACCGTCGGCTGGGTCACCGCCGAATCGACCGCCGACGAGCGCCGCGCCGCCTACCAGTGCGACATCACCTACGCCTCGGTCAACGAGATCGGCTTCGACGTGCTGCGCGACCAGCTCGTCACCGACGTCGACGATCTCGTCTCGCCCAACCCGGACGTGGCGCTGATCGACGAGGCCGACTCCGTTCTGGTCGACGAGGCGCTGGTGCCGCTGGTGCTTGCAGGCACGTCGCACCGGGAAACCCCGAAACTCGAAATCATCCGGCTGGTCGGCGAATTGATCGCAGGCGTCGACTACGACACCGATCTCGACAGCCGCAACGTGCACCTGACCGAGACCGGCGCCCAGAAAATCGAGGCCAAGCTCGGCATAGCCGACCTGTACTCCGAGGAACACGTCGGCACGACGCTGACCGAGGTGAACGTCGCCCTGCACGCGCACGCGCTGCTGCACCGCGACGTGCACTACATCGTTCGCGACGACGCGGTTCACCTGATCAACGCCAGCCGCGGGCGCATCGCGCAGCTGCAGCGCTGGCCCGACGGGCTGCAGGCCGCCGTCGAAGCCAAGGAGGGCATCGAGCCGACCGAGACCGGCGAGGTGCTCGACACCATCACGGTGCAGGCGTTGATCAGCCGGTACCCGACGGTCTGCGGTATGACAGGCACCGCGCTGGCGGCCGGCGAGCAGCTGCGGCAGTTCTACAAGCTCGGGGTCTCGCCGATACCGCCGAATGCGCCCAACATCCGCGAGGACGAAACGGACCGCGTCTACATCACGGCCGCCGCCAAGATCGACGGCATCATCGAGCACATCGCC is a genomic window of Mycobacterium sp. ITM-2016-00318 containing:
- a CDS encoding GNAT family N-acetyltransferase, with protein sequence MKIRLHRSADDFRDIAEPLYRRDPVGNTIELTLLRSNRLGDDALLVTIADHGTPVGAALQTPPYPLACNGIPNAANGALAIEVARIRPELNGARGSRDATMPFAEAWHAVTGQRGRVTTEERLYRLGALQRPSGVSGGYRDATDADLEVLIDWVERFFVETFSHHRDRAAGRRFVESAKAAGDRFVLWDDGGTPVSMAMLRAPAAGVSRIGPVFTPRGSRGRGYGSAVTAAASELARRDRVGEVVLFADLANPISNGIYQAIGFEAVTDSVRVEFSTEH
- the secA2 gene encoding accessory Sec system translocase SecA2, producing MAKTKTRTSGGVSNRFWKLLGASTDRDQARSLAQVSASAEFDEKAADLDEDQLRKATQLLHLKNLAESKDIPQFLAIAREASERTTGLRPFDVQLLGALRMLAGDVIEMATGEGKTLSGAIAAAGYALAGRRVHVVTINDYLAKRDAEWMGPLLKAMGFTVGWVTAESTADERRAAYQCDITYASVNEIGFDVLRDQLVTDVDDLVSPNPDVALIDEADSVLVDEALVPLVLAGTSHRETPKLEIIRLVGELIAGVDYDTDLDSRNVHLTETGAQKIEAKLGIADLYSEEHVGTTLTEVNVALHAHALLHRDVHYIVRDDAVHLINASRGRIAQLQRWPDGLQAAVEAKEGIEPTETGEVLDTITVQALISRYPTVCGMTGTALAAGEQLRQFYKLGVSPIPPNAPNIREDETDRVYITAAAKIDGIIEHIAEVHKTRQPILVGTRDVAESEELHERLVKSGVPAVVLNAKNDEEEARVIAEAGKLGSVTVSTQMAGRGTDIRLGGSDEADHDEVAELGGLHVIGTGRHSTDRLDNQLRGRAGRQGDPGSSVFFSSWEDDVVRAHLEAEKLNKLPTETDEDGLIVNKKAAGFLDHAQRVAEGRLLAVHANTWQFNELIAQQRAILVERRNTLLRTPTAREELEKKSPDRYRELAEDLTEERLETICRQIMLYHLDRGWADHLAYLADIRESIHLRALGHQKPIDEFHRMAVDAFASLAADAIEAAQQTFETANVLGEEQGLDLSKLARPTSTWTYMVHDNPLAEDSMSALSLPGIFR